In Prosthecodimorpha staleyi, the DNA window CCTGAACCGCCGCCTGCTGGCCGTAGGGGTCGAGCGCGCCGATCAAGAGCGCGCCGCGCTTGGCCAGCGCCGCAGCCTCGGCGGAGGGGCGGCGGACCGTCAGCACGATATCGGCGCCGGACCAGACCGAAGCCGCATCGGGGGCGATGGTGGCGCCGGCCGCTTCGTATTCGGCGTCCAGGATCCGGCTCTTCAACCCGGCACCCGTCTCGACCACCACCTCGGCACCGAGACCCTTGAACTTCTTCACGGTATCCGGAGTGGCCGCGACGCGGGCCTCCGCCGGATCACGCTCCATCGGCACGGCTATCTTCATGGATTGCCCCCTTTCGGCACCCCTCCGGTGCCGTCCATCCGCAGGAATGGCCGGCCGGAGACGGGGTGGAGAAGCCGATCGCTACCGGCCGCCGGCGATGCGGCGCCACCCGTTCCGACGAAATCCGGCCACCGACCCCGCTCCGTCAGGGATGCGGGGGTCAGGGACCGGCGATTAAATTCCGAATCCCGCCCGATCGAACCTTCGGGCTTGCTGGCCTGCCGGTCCCTGCGGATCGGCCCGGCCGGCCGGATCAGAGCAGGAACACTGCCATCAAGGCGAGCAGGACGACCACCCCGATGGTGCCCCACTTGGTCATGGCGATGAACAGCTTGTAGGTCTTCTCGTGCTCGGCGTAGTCCATCGGGCTGTGCTCGGCCATCTTGCGCCCCTTGCGTCTCGTGGTCACCATTCCCTTGCGGGCCGGCGTCTTTATAGGAGATGGCCGCCCCCCGGGCAACGCGTCCTGGTGGCCGCAGCCCTGGGAACCGGTGCCAGATTCGGCATAAACTGCACCTGCCACGCCCCGACTTTCTGGTATGCCAAATACCAGAGAAGGTCAAGCAAGCCCTGGCCCCGCCCCGGCCCGTTGCAATCCACCCCCTTGCATACATTGGCGAATTCGCCTCTTATGCCGCGGGGGAACATTCGAAGGCTTGGAGGCCTTGGAGGGATGAACGACAGAGACCCGCTCGAACGGGCCGCAGACCGGCTTGCCTTCTGGATCGAGACTTTCAACCGGCTGTTCGAAACGGATTTGACGCTCGAGGATCCGCAGTTGATTCTCAACAGCAAGGGCGGGGTCGAGATCCTGATCACGCCGGTGCTGCAACTCGGCGCCTTCTTCTTCACGGCCTCGCTGCGCGACATTCCCGAAGCCTCGGAGGAGGTGCTGGTGCGGGTGCTGGCCGGCAACCTGTTCCAGGCCGAGAGCGGCGTCGGCTGGTTCTGCATCACGCCGGAAACCAGACAACTGTGCTGGCAGATGCGCTGGGACCGCTTCATGACCGCGACCGAAGAGGCCTTCCTGGGCTTCCTGGACGCCTTCGCGGATGCCGCCGAAGAGCGGCGGCGCACCGTGCTGGCCTGGACCGATGCGCCGCTCCTGCCGCCGGGGGCACCGCAGGATTTTACCCTGGTGCGTGCCTGAGGGAGGTCGGACATGGCCACAGGGGGCGTGAATTCAGGCCGACCGCCAGGTCCGGTCGCGATCGAGACCTCGGCTCCGAAAGGCCCCGACACGACCGGCGTGCCGACACAGCGCTACCAGGGCGACCGGTTCCTGTCGGTCCAGCGCGCGAGCTTCCTGGGCAGTGCGGTGCTCGGCGCCGTCGCCACGCTCGGCGGCCGGTTCCTGTCGCAGGCGCCGCCGTCGACCGGACCGACTGTCCTCCCGCAGGGGCCATCCGGATCGTCGTCCGACCCGGATGCCGGCAAGCCGTCCGGCCTCGCCTATCGCGGCACCGTCATGGACGGCATCGAGAAGCAGTTCCAAACGCTCGATCCGGTCGCCCAGAAGGTCAAGCAGGTCGGCGATACGGCTTCCGAAATCGTTGATGCCCTGCCGGTGCCGAAAGGCGCGCAGAAGCTGTTCAAGGTCGCCAACCGGACCACGACCTTTACGGGGCTGGCGCCGGTGCTCCTGTCCGGCCTCTACGCTGCCGCGTCGACCTCCAACGCGGTCGGCACCCATGCCCATCTGCGCAATCTGGCCAAACCGACGGATGAGGACCTTCGCATCAACGCCTCGGTCCAGCAGCAGGCCCGCGACGCGCGGCAGTTGTTCAAGGACCGCACGATCGACTATGTCGGCGAGCGCTTCCAGGAGATCGGCGTCACGCTGCCCTTCGACAAGCTCTAACAGATTGCTGAGAAACGCGTCGGAACGCGATCAGACGGGGCCGTTTCAACTCTGTCATCCCCGGGCTTGTCGCGGGGATCCAGACTTTTCAATGACTTGGCCATCGCACTGGATCCCCGGGACAAGCCCGGGGATGACAGAATGGCGGGTTCGGAGTGGTTTTCAGCAGCCTGCTAAGGCGTTGCTTCGCGCGCCGTGCCAGCCCCGCCTTGCCCCGAAGGCACCGTGCCTCAGGGGCAGACGCGGACATGCTTGCGCGCCTCGGCGAAGTCCATGACCAGGAGCTTGGCGGTCAGACCGCCGCGCGCCTTGATCCAGTTCTGGACCGACGCCGGATAGAGGGACAGGACGATCCTGTTGGCCTTCGGATTGGTCTTGCCGGTCTTGATGTCCGTCGTCTGGTGAAAGGCCAGCACCGCACCCGGACCAAGGCAGACGCGGTTGACCCGGGTCAGTGCCAGATAGACCGTGCAGGCCGAGGCACACAGTCCTTCGATGCGGACGAGACGACCGGAATCGGCCACGTCCAAGGCCGTGTTGACGCGCTCAATAACGCGACCGCCCCGATCTCCGGAAATCACATAGGGAGGCAATTCGTCCATCATCGCGCCGATCCCGCAACTCAACCCCGGCGGGAAGGCTATGCGACCGCCGCCGCATCTGACAAGCCCCCCGGATCACGTCTGGGTTGCAGCCGCGACCGGCCGGCATGTGCCCGAAGCGGCAGGTCACTCCTGCCGGGGCGGGGCCGACGAGGCCGTGTTGCTGCGCAGCGGCCGATGCTCGGCGCGGCTCAGAATCGCGACCGCGACCGTCTGGGCGATGGCGGCGACCAGAAACACCCAGCGGAAGCTCTCCACCGCCCGGGCGGCAACGGCCGGATCGACCGCCGCATGGCGCGCGCCCTCCCCGATTTCGGCAACGACGCCGGTCCCGGTCAGGATCGCGCCGAGCACCGTGACGCCGACCACCGAACCGAGCGTGCGCAGGAACGACATCGAGGCGGTCGCGACGCCGAGATCGCGCGGCTCGGCGGCATTCTGGACCGAGATGGTGCCGACCGGGAACAGCGTGCCGGTGCCCATGCCGGCGATGCCGACAGCCAGTTCGACCGCCCAGAAGGGCAGCAACCCAGCACCCGCTGCCAGACCGAACAGGGCGGCGGCAGCGACCAGTCCGCCGACGATCGCCACCCATTCGTAGCGTTCGACCCGGGCGATGACCCGACCCGACAGGTTGGCGCCGGCCACCGTGCCGCCGAGATAGACCACAAGGGCGAAGCCCGCGGTGGCCGGCCCCATCCCCTCGACCAGTTCGAGATAGACGGGCAAATAGACCGAAAGCCCGATCGAGGACGCCATTGCGAAGAAGAGGCCGAGCGTCATCGGGGCGATCACGGGGTTGCGCATCACCCGCGGCGGAATGAGCGGCTCTGCGGCGCGGGTCTGGTGCCACAGGAACAGGCCGGCCAAGGCCGCTGCCCCGACAAGGAGCCCGACCGTTCCGGCCGAAAGCCACGCCAGCCGATGGCCGCCGAGCGTCAGCGCCAGCATCAGCATGACCGTGGCGCCGACCACCAACAAGGAACCCGGCCAGTCGAGCTGGTGGTTGCGCTGGACCCGCGGCAGCTTGCGCAGGGTGCGTTCGGACAGGAAGAGCGCGACGGCGCCGAGCGGCAGGTTGATCCAGAAGATCAGCGACCAGTGGATATGCTGCGCGAACAGGCCGCCGATCACCGGTCCGGCCAGGCTGGCCGTCGCCCAGACGCCGGTGATGTAGGTGACGTAGCGCGGCCGTTCGCGCGGCGGTACCACATCGCCGATGATGGTTTGGGCGAGCGCGATCAGGCCGCCGCCGCCGAGCCCCTGCAGCGCGCGGCCGGCGATCAGCACGCCCATATTGGGTGCCAGCGCACAGACCACCGAGGCGGCGAGAAAGATGCCGACGGCGGCGAACAGGACCGGCCGCCGCCCGCGGATGTCCGCGAGCTTGCCGTAGAGCGGCGTCACCGCCGTCGCGGTCAGGAAATAGGCCGAGATCACCCAGGACAGCCATTCCGGATCGCCGAGCGTCGCCCCGATCGTCGGCAGGGCCGGCGCCACGATGGTCTGGTCGAGAGCGGCCAGCAGCATCGAGATCAGCGCTCCGACGACGATGTTGCGCTTGTCGGTCTCACTGACGGCAGGGGCGGGCGCGGCGGATGCGGGTACGACGGTCTCGGTCATCGGGCGGGGTCTCACGAGGGGCGGGACGGATCGGTGCCCGACCGAACCGCGGCGGGGAGCCGTCGGCGATTATGACCGGGACCGCCGCGGCCGGCCACCGTCCGGTCGCCCGACGTCCCGACAGACGCCATGCGCCTGACGCTCGGCTCGCCTCGGCGCCGAAGCCCTCCGCAGACGAGCCGGCAATCAAAAAATTGTATTTCCTGAATATTAAAATGGGATGCCGCGAAGGTGGCGGCATCGATCAATTCAATGAAATGAAATCGTACTTCTCCCCATTTAAGGATCACGCAGCGCGACGCAAAGCTGATGCGCAGAAAATCGCGTTTACAATATGCCCGCAAGAATTGCACGGACGTCAGTGACCGGTCATAGTCCAGGTCTGCGGAATCGTCGGGTGCCGCGACGTTCGCGGCGGTGCATCCATCGCCGCCGACGCGGAGAGCGAGGAGGGCTCTCCGGGGATACGCAGCCGCCGACACGGTTCTGCGGGCGTGGTTCTGGAGGATTCGAGGATCGAATCCGAAACGATTCGGATATCCCAAAAAAGAATAAGGTTGGGGGTTCGCATGTTGCCGCAAATGAATCGCCGGTCTTCGCTGCTCGCGTCGACCGCCTTGAGTCTGGCCGCTTTGGCCATGTCTACGTCGATGGCCTCCGCGCAGTCCTCGGTGCCGCTCGTGGTCAGCGCGCCTGCGCCCGGCGCGACCTATACCGTGGTCGGAACCGAGACCTGGGGAACGGCCACCATCGGCGACGGAGCCGGCGAAGCGGGCACGCTGAAGGTCGGTCCCGGCACATCCCTGACCACCGGAGACATCTCGGGAAGCCCGACCACGATCGGCAATCTCGCCGGCTCGACCGGGTCCGTCGTCGTCAAGGGCCGGGGGGCATCCTGGACGGACACGGGTGCGTCGGTCGCCGTCGGCGCCACCGGCATGGGCTCGCTGTCGATTCTGAACGGCGGCACCGCTTCGGTGGTGAGCCTGGGCATTTCGACCAACGGCGGCACCGGTAACGTCCTGGTCTCTGGAGCCGGCAGCAAGCTGACCTCGACCCAGCACATGGCCATCGGCTGGTCCGATGGAACTCCGGGCTCCCTCGTCGTCGAGAAGGGCGGCAGCCTGGAGACGATCGGCGGCTACGGCGGCGATCCCGGCGGCGGCCTCTATATCGGCGGCGGCGGCAACGTCACCATCCGCGATGCCGGCACCAGCGTCGTGATCGGATCCCGCCACAGCGGCACGCCCTCCGATTGGACTACGGCGGACGGCTGGTTCTATATCGGCGACGGCACCGCGACCCTGTCCAATGGCGCATCGCTGGAATCGGACGGCGGCTACGTCTCCGGCACCCTCGCCGGGGGGTACGCCAAGATGACCGTCACCGGCGCCGGCACCACCTGGAATTCCGGTATCTCGCTCTATGTCGCCGGCAACGGCAACAACAACGACGACGGCGACGGCGAACTGACCGTCTCGGACGGCGCGCATGCGTTCGCCTCCGTCGTCGGTGTCGGCGTCGACGGGCGCTCGACCGGGACGATCCTGGTGACCGGCGCCGGAAGCCGGCTGAGCGCGGTCGCCAGCGGCACCCTCACGGGCAACTTCTATGTCGGCTCGGATGGCGACGGCACACTCATCGTGCGCGACGGCGCCACGGTGACGACGGACAACCAGGTCCGCATCGGCTTCTCCGAAACCGCGTCCGGGCTTCTGGTCATCGGTGCCAAGGAGGGCGAGGCCGCGGCCGGCGCCGGGACCATCATCGCCAATGGCGGCGTCGCATTCGGCGACGGCAGCGGCACGCTGGTCTTCAATCACACCAGCGACAACCTGATCTTCAGCAATGTCCTCTCCGGTGCCAACGGCGCGATCCGCCAGATCGCCGGCGTCACCGACCTGACGGCGAACTCGCCCGACTTCGCGGGCTTCCTGACGGTCGTCGGCGGAACGCTGAAGGTGAACGGCGATCTGTCCGCAGCCTCCGCCAATGTCTTCGGAGGCACTTTCGGCGGCAGCGGGACGATCGGGGCACTGACCGTCCAATCCGGCGGCACCGTTGCCCCGGGCAACTCGATCGGCACGCTGCACGTCGCGAATTCCTTTGTGCAATTGGCAGGCTCCACCTATCTGGCCGAACTGTCCTCCACGGGCACCTCCGACCTGATCTCGGTCGGCGGCACGGCGACGCTCGGCGGCACGGTCCGCGTCGGCCAGGACAGCAGCTACCGGTTCGGCCAGAGCTTCACCATCCTGTCCGCCGAGGACCTGACCGGCACCTATACCAGCGACACGGTTCGGCTTTCGGCCTTCGCCACCGGCACGCTCAGCTATGTCGACGACAGCGACGTGGTCCTGACCGTCTCCAAATCGCGCAGCTTCGCGTCGGCCGGCAAGTCGGCGAACCAGCGCGCCGTGGCCGGGGTTCTCGACAACCTGCCGGCCGATTCCGAGCTGGTCATCGCCGCCGCCAATCAGCAGACCGGCAAGGACGCCCGTGCGGCCTACGATTCGCTGTCCGGCGAGTTCAACGCCACGCTGGTCGGCCAGACCATCGAAGCGTCGCAGATCATGCGTGACAGCATGACGGACCGTCTGCGCGCCGCCTTCGGTCTCGCCGGGGCCTCGCAGGGGCCGGTCGCGACCCAGCTTTCCTATGCCCCGGCGCCGAACGACCCGGCCGGCAAGGCCATCGCGGCGCCGACCACGCCCGGTCTCGCCGTCTGGACCCGCGCCTACGGCAATTGGCTGGACAGCCGCGGCAGCGGCAACGCCGCCGGCGCCCGGCAGACGATCGGCGGGGTCCTGTTCGGCGCGGATGCCGCCTTGGCCGATCCGTCCACCCGGGTCGGCATGATGTTCGGCTACGGCCGCGGCTCCGTGTCCAGCACCGGCCGCAGTTCCAGTGCGACCACCGACGACTACCATGTCGGCTTCTATGGCGGCCAGCAGTGGGGAGCGCTCGGCTTGCGTCTGGGCGGCGCCCTGTCGCTGCGCGATGCCGATACCGAGCGGCATCTGAACTTCTCCGGCTTCTCGGAAGACACCAAGGGCCGGCAGCGCCTCCTGACTTCGCAGGTCAATGCCGATCTCGGCTACAACATCCGCATGGGTTCGCTGGCCCTGGAGCCCTTCGCAGCCGCCGCCTATGTCCGCGTCAACGGCCTGTCGGATCGTGAATCGGGCTCCGGCGCCAAGCTGAACGTGCTCGACAACGATGCCGGGGTCGGCTTCTCCACCCTCGGCCTCCGCTTCGGTCAGGACTTCGTCACGGCCGGCCAGCCCATGGCCGTCCGCGGCTCACTGGCCTGGCGCCATGCCTTCGGCGACGTGACACCGGGCGTGCGCCAGAGCTTCGGCAACGGCTCGGCCTTCACGGTCACCGGCACGCCGATCGCCCGCAACACACTGGTGGCCGAAGGCGGCGTTGACTTCCGGCTTGCCGGCGGCGCCACCCTTGGGCTGACGACGACCGGCAATTTCGGCAGCGACACCCGGTCGCTGTCCGGTCGGGCCGATCTGCGCTGGTCCTTCTGACCCCGGGAGGCCGGTCCCGCTCCGGATTGGTTCGCACAATATCAAAACGCCCCGCTGCGGCCGCAGCGNNNNNNNNNNCCCGGCCCGCCCGGGCCCCCCGCCGTGCTCCCGGGGGCCAGGCGAACCGCCTATGCCGCATCCGCCGATGCCAGCCCCCGGGCCGCCAGGGCGTCCGCCTGGCGGCGGCCCATCGCGGCGCGGTCGAAGCCCTCGATCTGCTCGTTGAACAGCCGATAGAAATTCAGCTCCGCATCGAGATGCAGGAACACGCCGCCGAGACCGATGGCGGCGCGGTCCATGAACACGAATTCGCGCGGCACCGTCACCGGCCCCCTCGCCTTGAGCGCCTGCGCCACCCGCATGGCCTCGCGCCGGCCATACTCGGCCGGCGAGACGCCATCGGCGATGCGGCGCACCCGGTCGGTCAGGAGCGGCCCGTAGATGAAGCGCGCCCAGATGTTGAGGATCTCGATCAGTTCCGTGTCGAGGCCGCGGAAGCCCCAGCTTTCATAGGCCGAGACGATCCGGTCGCGATCCTCCGCCATCAGGCCGCGATAGAGATCGATCACGCCCTCCACGAAGCGCGGCGGGAAGATGCGGATGCAGCCGTAGTCGAGCAGGTTGATCCCGGTCGGCGTCCCGTCGGCATCGTCGAAGACCGTGTAGTTGCCGAGATGCGGATCGCCATGGATCACGCCGAAATGGCTGAACGGATACCACCAAGCCTTGAACATGGCGGTGGCCAGACGGTTGCGGGTGTCCTGCCCGGCCTCGCGATGGCTGAGGATCGGCCGGCCGTCGAGCCAGTTCATGGTCAGGAGGCGGCGGGTCGACAGGGCGGGGACCGGAGCCGGCACGCGAATGTCCGGGTCGCCGTCGAAGATGCCCGCATAGAGACCCATGTGACGGGCCTCGCGGCCATAGTCGAGTTCCTCGCGGATACGCGCAGCGATCTCCTGACGGATCTCGGTCGTGTCGATGGCCGGCCGCATCCGCGCATGCAGCGCGAAGATGACGCCGAGCTGCTTCAGGTCCGCCTCTACCGCCGATTCCATGTCCGGATACTGAAGCTTGACGGCCAGCCGCGCCCCGTCATGGCCGGTCGCCCGATGCACCTGCCCGAGCGAGGCGGCATGGGCCGGCTGGTGCTCGAAATCGGCGAACCGGCGCTCCCAGCCGAGCCCGAGTTCGGCGGTCATGCGCCGCTTGACGAAGGCCCAGCCCATGGCCGGCGCATCGGCCTGCAGGCGCATCAGCTCCGCCGCCCATTCGGGCGGGATAGCATCCGGGATGGTCGCCAGCAATTGGGCGA includes these proteins:
- a CDS encoding ABC1 kinase family protein, with protein sequence MTSSQDDEKNRLSGRVSRYARVGTGIGSAAARIAGARLFGGDPDLRREGELLAAALGQLKGPLMKVAQLLATIPDAIPPEWAAELMRLQADAPAMGWAFVKRRMTAELGLGWERRFADFEHQPAHAASLGQVHRATGHDGARLAVKLQYPDMESAVEADLKQLGVIFALHARMRPAIDTTEIRQEIAARIREELDYGREARHMGLYAGIFDGDPDIRVPAPVPALSTRRLLTMNWLDGRPILSHREAGQDTRNRLATAMFKAWWYPFSHFGVIHGDPHLGNYTVFDDADGTPTGINLLDYGCIRIFPPRFVEGVIDLYRGLMAEDRDRIVSAYESWGFRGLDTELIEILNIWARFIYGPLLTDRVRRIADGVSPAEYGRREAMRVAQALKARGPVTVPREFVFMDRAAIGLGGVFLHLDAELNFYRLFNEQIEGFDRAAMGRRQADALAARGLASADAA
- a CDS encoding aa3-type cytochrome c oxidase subunit IV; this encodes MTTRRKGRKMAEHSPMDYAEHEKTYKLFIAMTKWGTIGVVVLLALMAVFLL
- a CDS encoding type III secretion system chaperone — translated: MNDRDPLERAADRLAFWIETFNRLFETDLTLEDPQLILNSKGGVEILITPVLQLGAFFFTASLRDIPEASEEVLVRVLAGNLFQAESGVGWFCITPETRQLCWQMRWDRFMTATEEAFLGFLDAFADAAEERRRTVLAWTDAPLLPPGAPQDFTLVRA
- a CDS encoding MDR family MFS transporter; the protein is MTETVVPASAAPAPAVSETDKRNIVVGALISMLLAALDQTIVAPALPTIGATLGDPEWLSWVISAYFLTATAVTPLYGKLADIRGRRPVLFAAVGIFLAASVVCALAPNMGVLIAGRALQGLGGGGLIALAQTIIGDVVPPRERPRYVTYITGVWATASLAGPVIGGLFAQHIHWSLIFWINLPLGAVALFLSERTLRKLPRVQRNHQLDWPGSLLVVGATVMLMLALTLGGHRLAWLSAGTVGLLVGAAALAGLFLWHQTRAAEPLIPPRVMRNPVIAPMTLGLFFAMASSIGLSVYLPVYLELVEGMGPATAGFALVVYLGGTVAGANLSGRVIARVERYEWVAIVGGLVAAAALFGLAAGAGLLPFWAVELAVGIAGMGTGTLFPVGTISVQNAAEPRDLGVATASMSFLRTLGSVVGVTVLGAILTGTGVVAEIGEGARHAAVDPAVAARAVESFRWVFLVAAIAQTVAVAILSRAEHRPLRSNTASSAPPRQE
- a CDS encoding autotransporter outer membrane beta-barrel domain-containing protein, with the protein product MSTSMASAQSSVPLVVSAPAPGATYTVVGTETWGTATIGDGAGEAGTLKVGPGTSLTTGDISGSPTTIGNLAGSTGSVVVKGRGASWTDTGASVAVGATGMGSLSILNGGTASVVSLGISTNGGTGNVLVSGAGSKLTSTQHMAIGWSDGTPGSLVVEKGGSLETIGGYGGDPGGGLYIGGGGNVTIRDAGTSVVIGSRHSGTPSDWTTADGWFYIGDGTATLSNGASLESDGGYVSGTLAGGYAKMTVTGAGTTWNSGISLYVAGNGNNNDDGDGELTVSDGAHAFASVVGVGVDGRSTGTILVTGAGSRLSAVASGTLTGNFYVGSDGDGTLIVRDGATVTTDNQVRIGFSETASGLLVIGAKEGEAAAGAGTIIANGGVAFGDGSGTLVFNHTSDNLIFSNVLSGANGAIRQIAGVTDLTANSPDFAGFLTVVGGTLKVNGDLSAASANVFGGTFGGSGTIGALTVQSGGTVAPGNSIGTLHVANSFVQLAGSTYLAELSSTGTSDLISVGGTATLGGTVRVGQDSSYRFGQSFTILSAEDLTGTYTSDTVRLSAFATGTLSYVDDSDVVLTVSKSRSFASAGKSANQRAVAGVLDNLPADSELVIAAANQQTGKDARAAYDSLSGEFNATLVGQTIEASQIMRDSMTDRLRAAFGLAGASQGPVATQLSYAPAPNDPAGKAIAAPTTPGLAVWTRAYGNWLDSRGSGNAAGARQTIGGVLFGADAALADPSTRVGMMFGYGRGSVSSTGRSSSATTDDYHVGFYGGQQWGALGLRLGGALSLRDADTERHLNFSGFSEDTKGRQRLLTSQVNADLGYNIRMGSLALEPFAAAAYVRVNGLSDRESGSGAKLNVLDNDAGVGFSTLGLRFGQDFVTAGQPMAVRGSLAWRHAFGDVTPGVRQSFGNGSAFTVTGTPIARNTLVAEGGVDFRLAGGATLGLTTTGNFGSDTRSLSGRADLRWSF